In the genome of Raphanus sativus cultivar WK10039 chromosome 9, ASM80110v3, whole genome shotgun sequence, the window TATCATGGCATAAGCATGTCAGGTTCTTAGGGCACATACCGAAGCATGCTTTCCTTACTGGGGTAAATGTTAGGCACATATTAGCGACCAGAGACAGGATGAGACAGTGGGGTGAGGTCCCTACAGAATGCGTTCTATGCTCAGCGCACAACAAGACTCGTCAGCATCTCTATTTCGACTTTCAGCTCAGCAGTCTGGTCTTATTTTATGGTGAAAAAACCTACAGCCTCCCCACTCTTTTGAGGCTATTGGGATTTTacaagcccatgtccaactatacattgtccgattagtacgatattgtccactttggtcTCCTTCCCAAAAagcctcgtactaatcagagttaGACAGctctttatatactagacattatttgtttaaatttctaatgtgggactttgtttgcattcacaacaaACCTCCATTCAAACTTTGTTTGTACTGCTGTAATCCCAAACAGGACTCTTCACCTAACCTTGTTACACTATTAAGATTTATCCACCTAACCTTTGCAAAATCATTAGGATATTCACCACCTAATCCTTGCAGCACCATTAGAAATATCCACCTAATCTTTGTAGTATCGTTAGGGAGAGACTTTCGATACAAATCTCCGACACCACTTAATCGCGAAGTCACCTTGAGGATTCTCCTCCCACAACCGAAGCTTCCAGGATCTTTGACTGGCCTCTGCTACGTACCCTCCCTTCCCATCGAAGGAAGCACTACTTCGAACttgaagggtattttggtcttcttgCAGATTTTCATCAtcccggctctgataccaattgttgggattgCAAGaccccatgtccaactctatataGTCCGATTAGTACAATATTGTCTACTTTGGGTCAGAAGGCAAAGCCCTCATGGATTTGGTTTGGGCTCGTTCCCAAAAGGTTTCGTACTATTCAGAGTttgacatctctttatatattagacattaTTTatctaaacttccaatgtgaGACTTTGCTTGCATTTACAAGAGAGGCCATCTTGAGTTGACTAGATAGACCGTCCTCCGATAATCATCTGGTTATGACTATCAGATTCATATTTGGAAGGAGCGAAACGCCAGAATTCATGCCTCCACTTCTCGTCTGCCGGAAGCAATTATCTCGGATATCAGAGACACGATTCGGCTCCGTTTAGGCCCGCTCTCAAGAGCTCTCTCCTCCTCAACTTCGTCTTCCCCCATCCCTCATGTTTCTTTATTAGGAATGTGGTTCTCCTTTTTGTATCATGGGAAGTTTCTTTAGTTTCTAGTAGAAGTGTAGGTTTTATGGCATACTTGTGTTGTAAGACCTTTTTTGCAGTTTTTTATGGTTGTATCGGTTTATATTATTAACGgaatttaaagttaaaaaaataaaataaaatatagttacaAGTAAAAACATCTTCTCATTGCGCAAGTTCAATTACTTACATATTTTCCACATGAAAGTAAAAAAGGTAAAATTCGTCAAACACTAACTTATCCTGAGAGAAAGCAAAGAGACGAAGAGGTGTACAAATTCTGAAACAAGcgtctctcaaaacaaataaaagtctAATTAAAAGGGTATTAGTGTTTTGCATGTTGGGGTGGTTTTTGAATACTCATTATAGCCTCGTACACCATTACACCACGCATCATTCTTCTTTGAACAAATCAATTTAAAGATGGCAATCATAATACTCACTGGCTCGATTTCTCTTGCACACGTCGAGTGTGAGTGTTATTGCCCATGCATCCTGCATTGGCATAGCACTGTGCAGTCACATTAGCTAAATACTTCCTTGGCAATGCTATTCCGAATctatttccttttctttctcttttctcctTTTTCACGATGCTTTCGTCCTATTGTATAACGAAGGAATGTGATTCACATTCTATTTattggtaatttttttaaattgttgtaAAACGATATTCTACCTCTTTTGGCTCTATACTGATGCTTTCGGTTTCCATCGACTTTCTCGCAACTTCACCATATTTTTCTGCAAAAGACatggataatttttttaaacgaaGTCAATTTTTAACCTTATTGTGCATCGACAATCATATTAgaaactaaacaaaacaaatcttacgtaatatatacatagttttttttttggaaaaaaggcttaataatatatacatagttTCATGTTATTTACAGTTTTTTGggtacatatatatttaaggTTTACCTTCTTCGTCATCATCAGAAGCAACATCGATACAATAAACCCGAAAGCTTGGAGATCCAGGACATATCATCCTCTCATCTAAATTGCTCATCCTCCCTTCATCATGATCAACACCATTATATCCTTTCTTCTTAGCAATGATGACCTCATCAAGATTTATACGACCATCTTGAGCAACACCATCACCTCCTTCCTTCTTAGCAATGATGATCTCATCATGATTTATACCATCATTTCCTTCTTTCTTAACATTGACGGCATCatcatttttctcatcttgTTTCTTCACaacctcttcctcctctttaaCCTCATCTATGGACGAAACCTTCTCATAAATAACCTCTTTTTTCTCTTCCACGTGATGTTCAGGCGCAGGAGCCACCTTAGACGATAACTTCAAGCTTTCGACGTTCTCCTCCTTCTCATCTCCGTCCTCGGAGGAATTGTGCCTTAGAAACTCCGTCTTGGATAGCGTATTGTTCCCTTTAAAGACGTTTGCATGGCTCCGTTTCTTCATCTCGTCTAATCTACGCCGGAGAAGCGGACGTATTCCCGCCGGAAGTGGCACAACGCCTCCCTCATCCGCTCTTGCCGCCGCCACACCTCCTAGCCTTGAACCACCACAACCCATATCaatacaaatatcaaaaagaTGATTTAACCGCTGCCACGAAACAGATCATACGGCGGCGGATGGGTGGCGGTAGATTCTTGAGAACAAGgaagagaagaggagagaagagagccAATTAATTGGGAGGGTAATGAATGGAAGATAATATTTATGAAGAAGAAGGGAGAGAATGCGAGACTGTTAAATGATTGAGATTGTGTGATGAATTAATTGGTTAGTTGCAATCTATTTGCTAAATTTGGCAACTAGTGATTTATTAAGGCAAATTTATCTAAGTGACATATTCATTCTTGTTGTCATTTTTGACTTGCAGTTAGCCTCTCCTCAATTACAGATATTTTTGATGACTAATTTACTGTAATCGTCAACGCGTTGTTCAACGTATCTTGATCTTTCACTTTGGAAGAAGCTCCGTTGTATTTACTTGTGAAGctcttaattttatgtatatgacaccaaaagaaaaaaaaaatctttattggTTTATTGATGCACATCCTCTTTTTATTATCTGAGGAgcacttttaaaaataaacctcATCCTCATGTATGATTAATAACTTTGCCATTTTCTAGGTGTCAACACTACAATGCACCTCACATTCTTCATTGAATAACTCTTTCTTGCCTATGCTAATTACATGTCATGTCATGTCAATCCCAAAAAACCTACAAAGCCACTATCAGTGCCGGCTCTTGGCATGTGCCAGAGGAGCAATAGCACATAGTCCACTTTTTGACCAAAATTTTCCTTTATATTTAAGGTccatttttagataaaaaaggTCCTCAAACGTACCAACCGATGTACAGCTGATGTACAGAGTCCATCATACATATGAGCCGGGCCTGGCCACTATAGCATGTGTTTCATTTTATATGCATGGTAAAGACATTATGAATAGTGTAATTTCGTTAAATATTGCTATTATTACGATTGAACGTGGTTAACAAAATAAATCTAcacttattattttataaaatgtaccAAGACAATCATGATTACAActtctttttggtttttaatattttattaagtgtataattttaaacataaagatgaaaatatatttagtaCAACTCCATCCAtaacatcaaataatattttggtgtaatattatattttttcatctCCGACTATAATTCTAACTTCATACAAcaatattatatagtatttaaTTGTAAGTTTTTTTACGTTTAATTATATTACgacatttgatttttatattgtttgctaaatttgtaaaattttattctttacaaaaGTCATTAgttacaatttaattttttttttcattaaaaatatgtatatcaaTCTATATGGATCATAGAAAGTTAACGACATATATAGCACGTTTCTATGTGATTTCTACTCCATCTCAATCTATTTCTGGCTAAATTTTGTATACAATTCAATATGTTTTGACCGaaataaagataatatttttttcctataatACATTACAAAACATAATCATGTCATTATGATAATGGCCAACATCGCTATAAATCATAATCATGTCATTACTTGCGTGATAATAAttcaaactgattgatattacaaAGTACATAAATTCAAACAGATTTATATTGCGcttataaatcataatttacTGATATTACTCCAACCATGACATCAAATAAATGTTTTGGTGTAATATTGTATTTTTCATCTTCAACTATAATCCTAAATTCAGACAAcaatattatatagtatttaaTTGTAtggttttttaaatttaattatactattacatttgattttatatattgtttgttaAATTTGTAAAAGTTAACACTTTATATAGTATTTAGTTGTTATTTTTGACAGTTAGTTATATGATTACATTTgatttttatgttgtttttttaatatgtaaaattgtattCTTTACAGAAGTcattagttaaaatttaatttttttaatcttaaaaatgtgtatatcaATTTATATGGATCATAGAAATTTAAAGACCTATATATTACGTGTTCTACGTACGTGATTTCTACTTCATCTCAGTCTTTTTCTGACTAAATTCCGTATGCAATTCAATATGTTCGATCGAAATAAAGACGGATATTTTTTCCTATCATACATTACAAATCATAATCATGTCATTACGATAATGGCCATCATCGCTATAAATCAAAACCATGTCATTACTTGTGCGATATTAATTCAAACTTGATATTACGAAGTACATAAAGTCAAAACGATTGATATTGCGcttataaatcataatttattgatattaCTTCAACATGATATCAAGTAATTTTTGGTGTGATATTGTATTTTTCATCTCCAACTATAATTCTGAATTCATACAACAATATTATACAGTATTTAATTGTAtggttttttaaatttaattatactattacatttgattttatattgtttgttaaatttgtacaattttttttaatattaaaaatgtgtatatcaatgaaataatatattttttaaaaccgaAGTCATATAACTTCaatgtaataatatatttttaaatatattttataatatatttgctccattataatagtatatatttttaatattaaaaatgtgtATACCAATGCAGTTATGATTTATCATCGGTGAAAAAGGATCCATGATATTAATTCAAACGGATTGATATTACGAagtaaataaattcaaaaagatTGATATTGCgcttataaataataatttatggatattaagaatccataaaatttaattaaaaaatccaTAATAAATTGATACAATCCCTTAACTTAAGCATCAAAACCTTGAATTTAGAAATCTCAATCTACTTTAATAGACTAATAATGTTACTGTATATCAATTTGAATATTCATCGAAATATCTGATTCGTGTGATGATTAAAGTAGATTTCTTTTCCAATATACAGAAATTACGAAGATATAAATGATATGATTGTTTATGGAAAGTCGAGTTTATGTACTTTTTGACATTCCCGAAGAAAATCTAACTAAACGACAAATTCAACAGTTCCTTGGTGTCAGTGACTTCATTCCGCAACTTTCGCAGTTGACAAGACCATTCCAGAAGATGCTAACAAAGAATCCACCGCAATGGACAAAAAGACAAACCGAGGCAGTCAAAAGCCTAAAAATAGGGTTGCAGAAGATACCTCCTTTAAAGATTCCTTCCACATGAACGCGCATTTTGCAAACTGATGCAAGCGACAAATATTGGGGACCCATTTTATTTGTAGAAATATATGGGAAAAGTCAAATCTGTGGATACAAAAGCGGACGCTCTAAAGTTTCCGAAATGCATTATCACTCCACGTTCAAAGAGATATTGGCAGTCAAGAAGGTTATCGAGAAGTTCGAGTTCCATCTGACAGGACATAAATTTCGAATCGAAATGGATATGTCATATTTTCCAAAGATGTTACAATTCAAGCAGAAAATAGTCCCACATCAACAATTATTGAGATGGAGCGAATGGTTTTCAGAGTACGATTTTGAATCCGTCTATTTAAAGGGCTCGAAGAACACTCTAGTTGACATGCTCAGTAGAAACCCTCCAAAAGAAATACACATGATGGAGAGCTCTTCTGCAAAGAGTTACTATAACTTCACCTCCAACATGCCTGAAGACGCCCAGGAGCTCATCAATAAAAACACTCTACATGAACGTCTCAGCAATCAATCATTCTGCCGAAGTATGGACCCGACAACCACTTTATCAGTCCTATGGGAATTAATCCTGACTTCCCGTTTGCacatctctacagaatcaaaaaCGCCTATATGCCAGAAGAAGTCCTTGTTTTCTTTGGTACCTTTGCTCAATCTACACCATCGGTATCACTTTTGATATTCAATAGTTGTACCAGCACATCAACCCCCATTTCTACGTCCCTCTCCTAGGAGACAATGAATGCCTCTCCACTTTCTTAACATGGTTTGCGCCATTATCTGTCTTGAACGACAAATTGAGAAAATCAGCAAAAGCCACTAGTTTTCCGTTCAAATGGTTAAGGAGCCGAGGAAGTCTCAACCCCTTCTTCAACCCTCACACAATATATTTCTTTCATCGTCTTGTCCAAGTCAACAGCAAAACAAGAAAAATCCATGTCCTACCTACCCTCATTCACCACAATGATTACCAGAGAGGTGTTACACCTGATTTCAAACTCAACGACAACAAAGCCTATGAAGACTTCCAAACTCATGCATTCCATCTCAACAGTGCCAGACAAATATTCCACATTCCTTTAACCCCAAACTTATCAAATCGATTACCAAAAGAGCCTCGACGAAAGACCTCCAATTCTATATGGAAAAACGTGCCCCTCCACCAGCCGATTTGGAACTCCCAAAGAAAAGACACATAGAAACGCAAGAAAATGAACAACCCCAAGAATGTCCTCCAGAGTACTTTCAAGATGCACAACTCTCAGACGATGAAATGAATATCGACGAAATAGGAAAAATGTTCAACATCGAAATCGACAACGGTCTCTCAAAGTTAAATGAAGAATTTGAAAAAGAATATGAGTGTCCTGACGACCACTACAGATGCTGCGAGAAGAATATCATCAAGTTTGAGATCAACCATTAAGCAAGCCATCCgttattaatgtataattatgtaaaatatgtgtgtttaaaataaataaagcgaTGATGTAATCGCTATGTAAGCATGATGTAAGCGATGAGGTAAGCGCATATGTCAGCGCCTTTTcctcatttataaaaaatgtgtGTACCCCTTTGTGAAATATCAtcaaataatttcataaaaaaactcTTCTAAGTTTCTCTCTCCAATGTTTCTTTAAAGTTCTCAAGTTTTCCAGACCTTATCTCATATTTGATAAGCTCTGATTTCTATCTTCCATACACAAGATGCGATCCAATTATTAGCTGTAATATTTCTTGATCGGTTTTAGTCAATACGACTCTGTCAACACGACTTTCGGGGGAAGTGATTTCCTAACAGTGGTTGAGCTTGATCGAAAGGTCAGCAGTAGTGCCTATATCGCTCCCTTTATCTGGAAATCACCGAACTCATCTGTCAACACGACTTTGTCAATACAACGAGATCGGTTCATGACAGCTATCTGGTATcaacaatagtttttttttctaacaattttGATATgacaataataaaattttgatatgtgGCTCGATTATTGCTAACAATTTACTGATCAAGGGGATCACAATTTTTTATGATGTAATATTGAAGTTGtattctttcaaaattttacaaTCAATTAGAAATTGTAGACATGATTTGTGGCgttaaaatcttaattaaaGAGAGAAGTTTCTTCGCCTAAACCCTAACCTCGAAAgactatatatctatatatatatcttgcCTATACTAAGACTACACCGCCATCACAACCCAAAAATCGATGCTTTCAGAAAGAGGTATATCATTTCCTTTTGTAGAAAATAGTAAATAGGCGTGTTTtgtttggtaaactttttattttatttctctataTAGGATTGCAAATCACGAGTTTTGAAGAAAACTTTCACATGATTTGGtgctttatttttctattaccTATGTTGCTTTAATTATTA includes:
- the LOC108831613 gene encoding uncharacterized protein LOC108831613, whose product is MGCGGSRLGGVAAARADEGGVVPLPAGIRPLLRRRLDEMKKRSHANVFKGNNTLSKTEFLRHNSSEDGDEKEENVESLKLSSKVAPAPEHHVEEKKEVIYEKVSSIDEVKEEEEVVKKQDEKNDDAVNVKKEGNDGINHDEIIIAKKEGGDGVAQDGRINLDEVIIAKKKGYNGVDHDEGRMSNLDERMICPGSPSFRVYCIDVASDDDEEEKYGEVARKSMETESISIEPKEDESIVKKEKRERKGNRFGIALPRKYLANVTAQCYANAGCMGNNTHTRRVQEKSSQ